A single genomic interval of Marmota flaviventris isolate mMarFla1 chromosome 14, mMarFla1.hap1, whole genome shotgun sequence harbors:
- the Mrps5 gene encoding small ribosomal subunit protein uS5m has product MAAAVRAAGRLPALCGVSTGRLWCRQLSLNTFPTASVLALKTTLSNGPLSLRGTRDSRHFTSLSHALQTQCCISPPSSWSGQQYRPYSFFTKLTADELWKGALAETGAGARKGRGKRSKKKRRKDLNRGQVIGEGRYGFLWPGLNAPLMRNGAVQTIAQRSKEEQEQVVADMLQQREEWDRKRKMKVKRERGWSGNTWGGLSLGPPDPGPNGETYEDFDTRILEVRNVFNMTAKEGRKRSVRVLVAVGNGQGAAGFAIGKATERVDAFRKAKNKAIRYLHYIERYEDHTIFHDISLRYKRTHIKMKKQPRGYGLRCHRAIITICRLIGIKDMYAKVSGSVNMLNLTRGLFHGLSRQETHQQLADKKGLHVVEFREECGPLPIVVASPRGALRKDPEPEEEVPDIRLDWEEVKAAQGMKRSIWSGLKRAAT; this is encoded by the exons ATGGCGGCGGCGGTGCGAGCTGCGGGCCGCCTGCCTGCGCTGTGCGGCGTGTCGACGG gtCGTTTATGGTGCAGGCAGCTTTCCCTGAACACCTTTCCAACAGCTTCTGTTTTGGCGCTGAAGACCactctcagcaatg GCCCTTTGTCACTGCGGGGAACCAGAGACAGCCGACACTTCACCAGCTTGAGCCATGCGCTACAGACACAGTGCTGTATCTCTCCTCCCAGCAGCTGGTCAGGCCAGCAGTACAGACCCTACAGCTTCTTCACTAAAT TGACAGCAGATGAGCTCTGGAAAGGTGCTTTAGCAGAGACTGGTGCTGGGGCAAGAAAAGGAAGaggcaaaagaagcaaaaaaaagagaaggaaggatcTGAACAGGGGTCAGGTCATTGGTGAAG GGCGCTACGGCTTCCTGTGGCCGGGTCTGAATGCCCCTCTCATGAGAAATGGAGCCGTGCAGACTATTGCCCAGAGGAGcaaggaggagcaggagcaggtggTGGCTGACATGCTCCAGCAGAGGGAAGAGTGGGACCGGAAGCGGAAGATGAAAGTGAAGCGGGAGCGAGGCTGGAGCGGGAACACGTGGGGTGGCCTCAGTCTCGGCCCCCCGGACCCTGGTCCCAATGGAG AGACCTATGAGGACTTTGATACCAGGATACTCGAG gtaagaaatgtttttaatatgaCAGCCAAAGAGGGGAGGAAGAGATCAGTCCGTGTCCTGGTGGCTGTGGGGAATGGGCAGGGAGCTGCAG gTTTTGCCATTGGGAAGGCCACTGAGCGGGTGGACGCTTTCAGGAAA GCAAAGAACAAAGCCATCCGCTATTTGCATTACATAGAGCGGTATGAAGACCATACAA TATTCCATGACATCTCGTTGAGATATAAGAGGACGCACATCAAGATGAAGAAACAGCCCAGAG GATACGGCCTCCGCTGCCACAGGGCCATCATTACCATCTGCCGGCTCATTGGCATCAAGGACATGTATGCCAAGGTCTCTGGGTCCGTCAACATGCTCAACCTCACCCGGGGCCTCTTCCATGGGCTCTCCCGCCAG GAAACCCACCAACAGCTGGCCGACAAGAAGGGTCTCCATGTGGTGGAATTCCGGGAGGAATGTGGCCCCCTGCCCATTGTGGTCGCCTCCCCCCGGGGGGCCTTGAGGAAGGATCCTGAGCCAGAAGAGGAGGTTCCTGACATCAGGCTGGACTGGGAAGAGGTGAAGGCTGCACAGGGAATGAAGCGCTCTATTTGGTCAGGTCTCAAGAGGGCCGCCACCTAA